In the genome of Lactuca sativa cultivar Salinas chromosome 3, Lsat_Salinas_v11, whole genome shotgun sequence, the window AATTTTCTTGTGAATAGTCCAAGTGGCACGGTATTTGTGAAATCAATTGACACATCTTCATTTGCTAAAGATGCAAATAAGTTATTTGAAATGCTTAATTCAATTGTTGAAGAAATTGGGGAGGAGAATGTGGTCCAAGTCGTCACCGATAGTGCTTCGACTTATGTGTTAGCCGGTTTAAAGTTGGAGCAAGAGAGACCTCGTTTATATTGGTCACCGTGTTCTGCCCATTTGATTGACTTGATGTTGCAAGACATTGGAGGTGGAAAAACATTCAAATACACCTTAGATAAAGCACGAAAAGTAACCGTTTATATTTATAGACATTGTGTTTTGTTATCCATGTTTAGAAGGTTCACCGGTGGTCAAGAATTAACACGAGCTGGGTTAACACAATTTGCTACTTCTTTTCTTACATTGAAAAGATTTCAAGAGTTAAAACATCCAATTCGACAGTTGTTTGCTTCTAATGAATGGGCCGAATCCACCTTTGCTTCTAAAGATGAAGGGAAGTTAGTTGAAAGAATTATTTTGGTTGATGTCAACTTTTGGAAGGCTATAAAATATTGTTTGAGTTGTGTAGTTCCTATTTTTAAGGTATTGAGACTTATGGATGGCAATGTGAAACCGACAATGGGATATATATACGAAGCTATGGATCGGGCAAAAGAACAAATAAAAGTGAACTTCCATGGTGTCGAGTCAAGATATAAACCTATTTGGgacaagattgatcttaggtggAATATGCAACTTCATAGGCCACTTCATGTTGCGGGATATTTTCTTAATCCTaggtatatatttttattatttcactAACATTTATTATATATGACTAAACACAtactttcttttattttataaacttgtcTTCATTTCAAGGAgaactttaatgctgataaagaAGTCAAATGTGGATTGTATGATGTCATTGAAAGGATGTATGATAGGCCAACAATGGTGACAATTCATGAACA includes:
- the LOC111904613 gene encoding uncharacterized protein LOC111904613, producing the protein MPKGKAKPDIIWGHCTKVDPKNRVRLQCNYCNKFFYGGVFRMKNHLAGTKIDASVCTVVDEATKELFKKLLRDFEENKSKAMDDECFEVESDGNGDVKSVFNKGKQKTMNQALKDREPVTRALCRLIYGEALPFNLVKSPLWKEALRLIGEYGKGLKLPSYHEARVTYLKKEVECVEKGLNEYKEEWKKMGCTLMSDGWTDGKQRSITNFLVNSPSGTVFVKSIDTSSFAKDANKLFEMLNSIVEEIGEENVVQVVTDSASTYVLAGLKLEQERPRLYWSPCSAHLIDLMLQDIGGGKTFKYTLDKARKVTVYIYRHCVLLSMFRRFTGGQELTRAGLTQFATSFLTLKRFQELKHPIRQLFASNEWAESTFASKDEGKLVERIILVDVNFWKAIKYCLSCVVPIFKVLRLMDGNVKPTMGYIYEAMDRAKEQIKVNFHGVESRYKPIWDKIDLRWNMQLHRPLHVAGYFLNPRYIFLLFH